ACCAGTCGCAGTTTTCCGGGCAATTCTCGGTATTGGTCACCACCAGCTCGTTGCCTTCGTTCAGATAAGGCGTGAGGGTTTCGCTGATCAGCCGGTTATACGCCGGAGTGCCGAATGGATTGATGAAGTTGATGCGGACGCCCATGAAGATGCCTGCCTTTTCGAGTCGGAAGTAGGTGGGTCTGTCTAGCGTACCCATTGAGATAATTTACGTACCGTTGGGTCAGTATGATTGAATCCTCGGTCGTGTCAATACCGCCGCAAGGCCCGCTTGAAGTTTTCCCACGACTCGTCTCTGGCAGCTGCCACAGCATCCGGAACGGGCGGATACGAGGAGTCGGCCAGCCGCTTGGCGGCAATTCGTGATGCCTGGCCCTATTGCCTAGCCAGGGGAATATTGAGTAAATTGAATACCCGGTGGTCAAATTTTTGGACTTAAAGGTCCCTACTGCCCACTCACCGTCGACCATCAGAGGACATGTCATGATTCAAGCGATCAACGCCGGCCCCGCCTTCGCAGGGGTGTCCCAAGCCACGCTGGCCTCGGAAGGCGACCTGCTGTTCCTTTCAGGCCACTGCCCCACCGATCAGGAGGGCAATGTCGTGGCTGGAACTTTCGAGGATCAGGTACGAGCGGTCTTCGAGAACCTAAAGGCTACGCTGGCTGCAGCCGGGGTGGGCTTCGAGGCGGTGGCCAAGTTCACCATGTATGTCACCCATTTCGAGCCGAGCATGCTCGCGGACATCCGCAAGGTCCGCAGTGACTACATCAACCCTGCTTGTCCGCCAGCGAGTGCACTGGTAACGGTGGCAGGCTTGTATGACGAAGCAGTACGTATCGAAATCGACGGTGTGGCCGTCGTCCCACGCAAAAACAAGTAGGTACTCGTGGAAATGGCTGAATTCGATGCTGTGATCGTCGGCGCTGGCCACAATGGCCTGGTCTGCGCGGCGTATCTGGCCAAGGCTGGTCACAAGGTCTGCGTCATCGAGCGCAGGAAGGTAGTTGGCGGCGCCGCCGTGACCGAGGAGCTGTGGCCCGGCTTCCGTCTATCGGTTGCCGCCTACTGGATGTCGCTCCTGCAGCCGAAGGTGATGATGGACCTCGATCTGCTCAGGCACGGAGTGAAGGTGCTTGATATTCCTCCGGGAATCCAGCCGTTCCGCGACGGCTCCTCCGTCACCTTCTGGGGGGACGAGAAGCGCATGTGTGACGAGCTGCGCAAGTACTCCGAGGCCGACGCGCAGGCGTACCCGCAGTTCGTCGCCCACATGAAGAACCTGGTCGTACATCTGCGCAAGCTGATCTACGAAGTGCCGGTGGACTTCACCACCGGCAAGGTCAAGGAACTGGCCAAGACTGCCGGCCTGGTCTGGCGCATGCGCTCCGCCGGTCCGATGTTCTATGACATCTGGGACCTGCTGACACTTAGCTGTCACGACTACTTGCAGCGCTGGTTCAGTAGCCCCGAGGTACTGACTATCTTCGGTTGCTACGCCTCGGGCAGTGGTGGGAACATCGGGCCGATGAGCCCGGGATCGGCCTATGTGCTGGCACGCCCCTACCTGCGCGAAAGCGATACTGAAGCCGGTCCAGGCGGCTTGGTCGAGGGCGGTATGGGTGCCATCAGCGAGGCGCTCAGGGCTGTATCGGAGGAGCATGGAGTGGAGATCCGCTGCGATGCCCCGGTAGCCGAGATCATCGTTGAGAACGGTTCGGCCAAGGGGGTTCGCCTGGCCTCGGGTGAGATCATCAAATCGCGCATCGTGGTCAGCAACGCCAACGCCAAGACCCTCTTCCTGCGCCTGCTCAGGCCAGAGCACCTGCCCATCTCAGTGATCGAGGCAGTGAAGCGCATTCGCACCACATCCAGTTGCTTCAAGATCAATATGGCGCTCTCCGGGTTGCCGCAGTGGACGGCGCTCAAAGGCCAGAGCCAGGCCCCCGGCTCGATCACCATCGCCGAGAACCTGGAAGAACTGCAGGATGCCTTCCACAGCGCCCAGCACGGACGCATGGCTGAGAATCCGTACATGTGGATCCTGACCCCCAGCGCGTTCGACAAGACTGTCGCGCCGGAAGGCAAGCACACCATGAGCCTGCTTGGCGGCCACGTACCCTACGAGCTGAAGGATGGCCGTGCCTGGGACGAGCAGAGCAAGGAAGCGCTCTTCGATATCGTGGCCAACTCCATCGAGCGCTACGCACCAGGTTTCCGCGAACTGGTCCTGCACAAGCAGGTGCTGGTCGCCAAGGATCTGGAGCAGATGTTCGACCTGCCGACGGGGCATGTGCACCACGGTGAGCTCAGCCTCGACCAGATCTTCTTCAAGCGTCCCATCGCGCACTACGCCGACTACAAGTCTCCGATCAAGGGGCTTTACCAGTGCGGAGCTTCGGCTCACCCGGGCGGCGGTGTAACCGGCGTGCCGGGGCACAATGCCGCACAGGTTATTCTTGCCGAACTGAAATAGCGTCTTCGTCGAACGACTTTCGCCCTCCCCGGGGTAGCCTTGGGGAGGGCGTTTTTCATTGGGGGCTGATGGTTGCCAGGATGATTCGGCAGATGTCGTTGGTGGCCTTGCCGATATCGGCGCCGTCCTGCGGCAGCCAGTCGATGACGCCGACCAGCATCGAGCGCACCACGTTGATCAGTCTGGCGATATCCGCGCAGTCACTGACTCCGAGGATCGCCACCAGGATCGCCATCTGGTTGCGCCGCAGGGCCAGCACGCGCTCACGCTGAGCGTCCGTGAGGGCGTGCAGCTCACGTGCACTCAGGACGCAGGATTGGCGGTTTTTCAACATGAAGGAAATGTAGTTGGTGACGTAGACCCGCAACTGTTGCTCACGGTCCGTCGCATTGCGGCTCTTTGCCTTGACCTTGTGCAGCAGCGTGGCCTCGTACTCTTCGACGATCTCGAAGAGAAGTTCTTGCTTGCTGTCGATGTGGTGGTAGAGCGAGCCCGCTTCCAGCCCCACGGCCGATGCCAGTTTCCTCAGGCTGACTGCATGGAAGCCCTGGGTGAAGAACAGGTCCACAGCTTCCCTGCGAATGTCACAGATACCAACCGTTCTTGCCATGAAGGTCCACCATCGGTTCTGTTGGCTGCGCTGGTTGATGGCCACCGGCATCTCTGAAAAAAACCTTGCAGCCCGTACGGGATGCAAGGTTCCTGGCGTTGCCTGGCACCTGGTGAAGTTACCAGCCGGCCTTGGCCAGTTCGTCGTTGAGCGAATGGCGCTCGCGGGCGTAGTCCACCGAGTCGTCGGGGATGACGCGGATGCGAACCTTGCTCTGTAATTCCTCAGAGATGTGTGCGACCACGCCAGGCATCGTCGAGATGACTGCCAGGCCGGTCATTTCCTGCGGGGTGAAGCCCATCTGGGCCAGGATCGCGCCCATCATGCCGACCTCGTTGATGACGATCTCCGGCTTGCCGGCCTGTTCGGTGAAGGCGCGGTGCACGGCTTCGTACCAGTCGCACAACTCCCCCCAGACGCCGGTTTCGATGGCGATGGCCTTCAATTGTTGCGCGCGTGGGTCTGTGAAGCGAAACACCGGGTGGCCGAAACCAGGCACGCGCTGCTTGCTGGCGCGCATCTGCGCGACCAGACGTCCCGCAGCGTCATCCAGGCTTTCGCCTTCAGCCAGTTGCGGCAGGGTGCTTTGCAGGAAGTTGCCGGTCTGGTCGGGAGCCAGGGAATACTCGCCGGCTGACAGCACGGCCGTGGCGAGACCGGCGACCATGCTCGGGTTGCTCGAGACACAGAAGCGCGCTGCGGCCGTGCCTGGCTTGCGCAGCGCGTAGTCGAGCACGGAACAGAGGACTGCGTCGGTCATCTTCGACTCGCCGGGGGTGGGCAGGCGGCCGCGAATCAGCAGGAAGGTGACCGTCGGGAAGCTGAGCTTGCCAATGATTTCACCCAGATCAAAGCCGCGAATGAACACGTTATTCGCATCCACGTCGCTGACGGCACTGCTCCAGTAAGCAGGTTGGTTAGACATACCGAATCCTCTAGCACCTTATGGTTGAGCCTCCCGGATGGAGGCGCGCGCAATAACACTGACCGTTGCGCATAACAAACTGTACGATGGGTCTAATTTTTTGTCTATATGGTCTGTGATTGGTTTCGGCCGCTGGAGTGGGGCTTGAGGAAAGAATTTGACTTGACGGTCTATAAAAAAGACAATTTGGACGGTTTATCCGACAAATCCATTCGTCCAGCGCCGGGCATGTTTCCGGGCCGGAGAAACCAGGCGGGTCAGCAGAGGCCGTTGCACATGGATACTTACAAAGGGGTGGTCTACCCCGCGCAGACGGATGCCATGGGCCACATGACAGTGCAGTACTACGTCGCCGCGTTCGATCAGGCGATGTGGCATCTGGTGGCAGCGTTGGGCTACAACCCGGACTGGCGCCATGAGCGCAAGGAGGGGTGGGCCGATGTGCGGCACGAGATCAACTACCACGACGAAATAAGAGTAGGGGATCTGTTCTCGGTCAGGAGCGAGGTGAGAAAAGTCGGCAAGAGCTCTCTGGTCACTCACCATCGACTGATGAATACTTCCAACAAACTTTGCGCTGAAATCGAAATGACCTCGGTCTATTTCGACCTCGAGAAGCGTGTCTCCAAGGCCTTGCCGGAGGCGCTGAGGAACACCGCACAGGATTGGCTGTCGCGCCAATCCACCATGAATTGACTGCCGCCAGGAGGCTATCTTGACTCAAGAACTTCGTGAGCAACTTCGGGATCAGCTCAAGCAGAAGAAACAGGCTTACGTTCAAGACGAGATCCTGGCTTCTGCTGCCACCCTGTTCGCCGAGAAGGGGTTCAGGGCCATCACCATCAACGATGTTGCCGCCAGCCTTGGCTACACAAAGTCCGTCGTTTACTACTACTTCAAGAACAAGAACGAGATTCTCTGGCAGATCTTCGATCGTATGCACGACACCTATATCAATACGATCACCGAGATCATCGGGAAACAGCGCAGCAGCAGCGAAACCCTCAGGGAGATCATCTACAGCCATGCGCTGAACGTGATGCAGCGCAAAGACTGGACGGCCATCTACTTCCGTGACGAGAGCGAGTTGGAGGAAGGTCAGCGCGCCACCATCCTCAAGCGCAAGCGCGAGTACGACAAACTCATCGAAGAGGTCTACCGCAAGGGGGTGAGCGAAGGTGTATTCAAGGACATCCCTACGCATATCGCCGTCACTGGCTTCATGGGCATGTGCAACTGGCTGCATACCTGGTTCGACGACAAGGGCCCGCTGAGCGCCGAGCAGATCGCCGAGCATTACTGCGACATCCTCGCCGGCGGCTACAGCAAATAGTCGACGCAAGAAGCAAACAAGGCGCCCAGCGGGCGCCTTGTTTTTTCCGGCTGCCGTTACTGGTCTGCGTAGCGGGCGGCGCCGGTGTCGGCGGCGCTGGTTTCCAGGTTGTATTTGGTAAGGATCTTGGCCATGCCGCCATCCTTCAGCTCGGCGATCGTGGCGTTGAAGGCAGCGCCCAGCTCGGGGTTTTCCTTGTTGAACAGGTAACCGGTCTGCGCAGCGTAGATCGATGACTTAACGCGTGGATCCTGATCGGCGACCTTGATCTGAATGTCCTTGGCCAGGCCGCCCTGGCGTTGTGCCTCGACGCCGATGGCGTAGGTATTGACCGCCGCCTCGATGCGACCGGTGGACAGGTCCTGAGCCAGGGCGACGGCGTTCGGGTAGAGGCTCAGGTCGTTGCCGTACAGGCTCTTCAGCTCCGGCACCCATAGGTATCCCTGCACGGTGCCCACCTTGCGGCCTTTAAGCTGGTCGAACCTGGTTGCACCGTCGCGCGAATAGATCGAGGTCTGCTCCAGATAGAGCGGTTGGGTGATGCCCAGAACCTTCTCGCGTGCGGAGGTGCGGTACCAGGCGCCTACGGACAGATCCGCGCGCTTGGCTACGACGTACTGGATGGCTGCGGCGCTGTCGGTGACCACATGGTTCACCTTCAGGCAGTTCTCCTGGGCGAACTTCTTCACCACCTCTGCGTCGATGCCCATGAACTCGCCCTTCGGGCTTTTGTAGGCGAAGGGCGGGAGGATCACCGAAGTGACCGTCAGTACGCCGGGAGTGATGGTTTTGAAGTCGTGTTGCGGCTTGCAGTCTTCTGCCTTTACCCCGCTGCTCACTGCCAGTGCCAGCACCGCCATTGCAGGCACGGAGAGCAGCTTGTTCAGCTTATTTTTTTTCATTGCCTCGCCTCGAATTGGTTGGTCGCATCCCTTGCGGATTCAGGTCTTCGAGCTCCCGCATACCCATCGGCACAAAAAACATACCGTTCGGTCAGTATGCGCCAACTGACGGTCCTGTCAATAGCAACTCGACTCGACACAGGCATATGGGAGCGATGTCGACGAAAAGGGGCAGAGGGAGCGGCTGCAACGAACTGCATATGCTTGACAGCGCGGCGAATTTACCAATACTGACCGTCAGGTATATAAAAAAGACTTAATGGTATTTCTACCCAGTGCGGTCTTTACAGAGAGGGGCTCAGATGTTTGATCTAGTCGGAAAGGTAGCTGTGATCACCGGTGGAGAGAGCGGCATCGGCCTCGCAATTTCCCGTAATCTGGCGGCGGCCGGTGTGAAGGTGGTGATTGGTGGCATTCTCCAGGAGGCCGGTGACAAGGCTGCCGCCGAGATTGCCGCAGTTGGCGGCGAGGCGCTGTTCATCAGGACTGACGTGCGCTCCCAGGCCCAGGTCGAGCATCTGGTGCAGAGCGCCGTCGAGCGCTACGGCAAGCTCGATATCATGGTCAACAACGCCGGGGTTTTCGATGGCTTCGCCGATGTGCTGGAAACCACCGAAGAGTTGTGGGACCAGATCACCGGTATCAACCTCAAGGGCTGCTTCTTCGGCTGCCAGGCCGCACTCAAGCGCATGCTGCCCAATGGCACCGGGCGGATAATCAATACCTCGTCCATCGGCGGGCTGACCGGCAAGGCCGACGGCGCGTCCTACACCGCCTCGAAGTTCGCGGTGATCGGTCTCACCCGGCAGATGGCGAGTTCGCATTCGGAGTCGGGTGTTACTTTCAATGCAGTGTGCCCCGGGGTTATAGCCACCGATATCCGCGGCAATTCGGCCGCGATCCTGCCATCGGCCGCTCACTTGATGAACCGTGGTGTAGGTGCGGCTGATCCTGAGGCTTACAAGAAGTCCATTCCCGCACGCCGCAAGGGCACCGCGGATGAAGTGGCCGCCGCGGTGCTGTTCCTGGCATCGGATGAGGCCAGCTACATCACCGGTCACTCGTTGGTGGTCGACGGCGGATTCGTCTGTTGACCTCTCACCGCTGAGCCGTTGGTGCGGACCGGCACTGGCGACCCCATGAAAAAGGGAAGCGACTCACTCGCCTCCCTTTTTTATTCACTCCTTACTCATCAAGCATGGCGTTGAGGTTTTCCATGACCTCGACATACTCGCCGAGCATTTCCGCGAAGATTTGCCGAACGCTGGTCTCCTGCTGCATGTCGCCGACGATCTGCCCTACCGCGTAGGTCCAGTAGTCCATGCGCCGAACCCGCTCGGCACGACGCAGCGGTTCGCCGCCGAGGATCGATTGCAGCGGGAAGGTCAGCGGTTTCACGTCGGCAGACTTGTCCCAGGCCTCGGTATAGTTGCTGCGCAGGATGCGGC
The Pseudomonas triclosanedens DNA segment above includes these coding regions:
- a CDS encoding RidA family protein, producing MIQAINAGPAFAGVSQATLASEGDLLFLSGHCPTDQEGNVVAGTFEDQVRAVFENLKATLAAAGVGFEAVAKFTMYVTHFEPSMLADIRKVRSDYINPACPPASALVTVAGLYDEAVRIEIDGVAVVPRKNK
- a CDS encoding phytoene desaturase family protein, encoding MAEFDAVIVGAGHNGLVCAAYLAKAGHKVCVIERRKVVGGAAVTEELWPGFRLSVAAYWMSLLQPKVMMDLDLLRHGVKVLDIPPGIQPFRDGSSVTFWGDEKRMCDELRKYSEADAQAYPQFVAHMKNLVVHLRKLIYEVPVDFTTGKVKELAKTAGLVWRMRSAGPMFYDIWDLLTLSCHDYLQRWFSSPEVLTIFGCYASGSGGNIGPMSPGSAYVLARPYLRESDTEAGPGGLVEGGMGAISEALRAVSEEHGVEIRCDAPVAEIIVENGSAKGVRLASGEIIKSRIVVSNANAKTLFLRLLRPEHLPISVIEAVKRIRTTSSCFKINMALSGLPQWTALKGQSQAPGSITIAENLEELQDAFHSAQHGRMAENPYMWILTPSAFDKTVAPEGKHTMSLLGGHVPYELKDGRAWDEQSKEALFDIVANSIERYAPGFRELVLHKQVLVAKDLEQMFDLPTGHVHHGELSLDQIFFKRPIAHYADYKSPIKGLYQCGASAHPGGGVTGVPGHNAAQVILAELK
- a CDS encoding TetR/AcrR family transcriptional regulator, which codes for MPVAINQRSQQNRWWTFMARTVGICDIRREAVDLFFTQGFHAVSLRKLASAVGLEAGSLYHHIDSKQELLFEIVEEYEATLLHKVKAKSRNATDREQQLRVYVTNYISFMLKNRQSCVLSARELHALTDAQRERVLALRRNQMAILVAILGVSDCADIARLINVVRSMLVGVIDWLPQDGADIGKATNDICRIILATISPQ
- a CDS encoding citryl-CoA lyase — protein: MSNQPAYWSSAVSDVDANNVFIRGFDLGEIIGKLSFPTVTFLLIRGRLPTPGESKMTDAVLCSVLDYALRKPGTAAARFCVSSNPSMVAGLATAVLSAGEYSLAPDQTGNFLQSTLPQLAEGESLDDAAGRLVAQMRASKQRVPGFGHPVFRFTDPRAQQLKAIAIETGVWGELCDWYEAVHRAFTEQAGKPEIVINEVGMMGAILAQMGFTPQEMTGLAVISTMPGVVAHISEELQSKVRIRVIPDDSVDYARERHSLNDELAKAGW
- a CDS encoding acyl-CoA thioesterase — protein: MTVYKKDNLDGLSDKSIRPAPGMFPGRRNQAGQQRPLHMDTYKGVVYPAQTDAMGHMTVQYYVAAFDQAMWHLVAALGYNPDWRHERKEGWADVRHEINYHDEIRVGDLFSVRSEVRKVGKSSLVTHHRLMNTSNKLCAEIEMTSVYFDLEKRVSKALPEALRNTAQDWLSRQSTMN
- a CDS encoding TetR/AcrR family transcriptional regulator, which produces MTQELREQLRDQLKQKKQAYVQDEILASAATLFAEKGFRAITINDVAASLGYTKSVVYYYFKNKNEILWQIFDRMHDTYINTITEIIGKQRSSSETLREIIYSHALNVMQRKDWTAIYFRDESELEEGQRATILKRKREYDKLIEEVYRKGVSEGVFKDIPTHIAVTGFMGMCNWLHTWFDDKGPLSAEQIAEHYCDILAGGYSK
- a CDS encoding substrate-binding periplasmic protein, with product MKKNKLNKLLSVPAMAVLALAVSSGVKAEDCKPQHDFKTITPGVLTVTSVILPPFAYKSPKGEFMGIDAEVVKKFAQENCLKVNHVVTDSAAAIQYVVAKRADLSVGAWYRTSAREKVLGITQPLYLEQTSIYSRDGATRFDQLKGRKVGTVQGYLWVPELKSLYGNDLSLYPNAVALAQDLSTGRIEAAVNTYAIGVEAQRQGGLAKDIQIKVADQDPRVKSSIYAAQTGYLFNKENPELGAAFNATIAELKDGGMAKILTKYNLETSAADTGAARYADQ
- a CDS encoding SDR family NAD(P)-dependent oxidoreductase; the protein is MFDLVGKVAVITGGESGIGLAISRNLAAAGVKVVIGGILQEAGDKAAAEIAAVGGEALFIRTDVRSQAQVEHLVQSAVERYGKLDIMVNNAGVFDGFADVLETTEELWDQITGINLKGCFFGCQAALKRMLPNGTGRIINTSSIGGLTGKADGASYTASKFAVIGLTRQMASSHSESGVTFNAVCPGVIATDIRGNSAAILPSAAHLMNRGVGAADPEAYKKSIPARRKGTADEVAAAVLFLASDEASYITGHSLVVDGGFVC